The Helicobacter pylori genome includes a window with the following:
- a CDS encoding cupin domain-containing protein produces the protein MRVINFLEGVHFEKLHIEVLSENSSNKEIRICMPKGAILDKHKAPGAISVQVLEGKIIFEVENETIEMPKGALISLEAQVLHRLDALENSVIRLSLSKK, from the coding sequence ATGAGAGTAATTAATTTTTTAGAGGGCGTTCATTTTGAAAAACTCCACATTGAAGTGCTGAGTGAAAATTCTTCCAATAAGGAAATCCGCATTTGCATGCCCAAAGGAGCGATCCTAGACAAACACAAGGCCCCGGGAGCTATCAGCGTGCAGGTTTTAGAGGGCAAAATCATTTTTGAGGTAGAAAATGAAACAATAGAAATGCCAAAAGGGGCGTTAATCAGCCTAGAAGCCCAAGTTTTGCATCGTTTGGACGCTTTAGAAAATAGCGTTATAAGGCTATCTTTAAGTAAAAAATAA
- the hypD gene encoding hydrogenase formation protein HypD produces MSVDHLISPFRDKQTLLALSNEIKKLAFKLEKKLVIMEVCGGHTHSLMKYGLLDLMPKNLEFVHGPGCPVCVMPRARLDEAYELAMIKDSIILSLGDMMKVPGSYGSLIQAREKGLDVRFLYSPMQALEIAKENPHKKVIYIAIGFETTTPMSASVLWNAKKEKLHNLFFHINHILVPPSVSAILKDPACRINALLAPSHVSVISGASIYSPLVDRFKLPIIVSGFEPVDILESVLMLIKQALSKEAKLEIQYKRAVSYWGNVKAQELVNACMEIREDFEWRGLGNIKHSALKLKETFASYDAEKVFKEHLSHKTSKENKACKCGEILKGIAKPLDCSLFATICTPQNPIGSCMVSSEGACAAYYRYKRV; encoded by the coding sequence ATGAGCGTTGATCATCTCATTTCGCCCTTTAGGGACAAGCAAACCCTTTTAGCGCTCTCTAATGAAATCAAAAAACTCGCTTTTAAACTTGAAAAAAAATTAGTCATCATGGAAGTGTGCGGAGGGCATACGCATTCTCTCATGAAATACGGGCTTTTAGATTTGATGCCTAAAAATTTAGAGTTTGTGCATGGGCCAGGGTGTCCGGTATGCGTGATGCCACGAGCGCGCCTTGATGAAGCTTATGAACTCGCTATGATCAAAGACAGCATCATCTTAAGTTTAGGGGATATGATGAAAGTCCCCGGGAGCTATGGGAGTTTGATACAAGCCAGAGAAAAGGGGCTAGATGTGCGTTTTTTGTATTCGCCCATGCAAGCTTTAGAGATCGCTAAAGAAAACCCGCATAAAAAAGTCATTTACATTGCGATCGGTTTTGAAACCACAACGCCCATGAGCGCTAGCGTTTTATGGAACGCCAAAAAAGAAAAACTCCACAATCTTTTTTTCCACATCAACCACATTTTAGTGCCTCCCAGCGTGAGCGCGATTTTAAAAGATCCAGCATGCCGAATCAACGCTCTTTTAGCCCCTAGCCATGTGAGCGTGATAAGCGGTGCTTCAATCTATTCTCCTTTAGTGGATCGCTTTAAACTCCCCATTATCGTGAGCGGTTTTGAGCCGGTGGATATATTAGAAAGCGTGTTGATGCTCATCAAACAAGCCTTAAGCAAAGAAGCCAAGCTAGAAATCCAATACAAAAGAGCGGTGAGCTATTGGGGGAATGTGAAAGCGCAAGAGTTAGTCAATGCTTGCATGGAAATAAGGGAAGATTTTGAATGGAGAGGTCTAGGGAATATCAAACATTCCGCTCTCAAACTCAAAGAAACGTTCGCTTCTTATGACGCTGAAAAAGTCTTTAAAGAACACTTAAGCCACAAAACCTCTAAAGAAAACAAGGCATGCAAGTGCGGGGAAATTTTAAAAGGCATCGCTAAGCCCCTAGACTGCTCATTATTCGCCACAATTTGCACCCCACAAAATCCGATCGGCAGTTGCATGGTCAGCTCTGAGGGGGCGTGCGCGGCGTATTATCGTTACAAGCGCGTTTGA
- a CDS encoding SDR family oxidoreductase produces the protein MGEKKESQKVAIITGASSGIGLECALMLLDQGYKVYALSRHATLCVALNHALCESIDIDVSDSNALKEAFLNISAKENHCDVLINSAGYGVFGSVEDTPIEEVKKQFSVNFFALCEVVQFCLPLLKNKPHSKIFNLSSIAGRVSMLFLGHYSASKHALEAYSDALRLELKPFNVQVCLIEPGPVKSNWEKTAFSVENFENENGLYALEVNAAKNFYSGVYQKALSPKAVAQKIVFLTMSQKIKARYLIGLKTQLLLALYRILPSSWYDSLFRLIVLKRKRDA, from the coding sequence ATGGGCGAGAAAAAAGAAAGCCAAAAGGTGGCAATTATCACCGGGGCGAGTTCTGGGATTGGGTTGGAGTGCGCGTTAATGCTACTAGATCAAGGGTATAAAGTCTATGCGCTCTCTAGGCATGCGACTTTGTGCGTAGCGTTAAACCATGCGTTATGCGAGAGCATTGATATTGATGTGAGCGATTCTAACGCTTTAAAAGAAGCGTTTTTAAACATCAGCGCTAAAGAAAATCATTGCGATGTTTTGATCAATTCCGCCGGTTATGGGGTGTTTGGGAGCGTAGAAGACACGCCTATTGAAGAGGTTAAAAAGCAATTTAGCGTGAATTTTTTCGCCCTTTGTGAAGTGGTGCAGTTTTGTTTGCCCTTATTAAAAAACAAGCCCCATTCTAAGATTTTCAATCTTTCTTCCATAGCAGGGCGTGTGAGCATGCTCTTTTTAGGCCATTACAGCGCGAGTAAGCATGCCTTAGAGGCTTATAGCGATGCCTTGCGTTTAGAGCTTAAACCTTTTAATGTTCAAGTGTGTTTGATTGAGCCAGGCCCGGTGAAAAGCAACTGGGAAAAAACCGCTTTTTCAGTTGAGAATTTTGAGAATGAAAACGGCCTTTATGCCTTAGAGGTGAATGCGGCTAAAAACTTTTATTCTGGCGTGTATCAAAAAGCCCTAAGCCCTAAAGCCGTGGCGCAAAAAATCGTTTTTCTTACCATGAGTCAAAAAATCAAGGCCCGCTATTTGATCGGCTTAAAAACCCAATTATTGTTAGCGTTGTATAGAATCCTCCCGAGTAGTTGGTATGATTCTTTGTTCAGATTAATCGTTCTTAAAAGGAAGCGTGATGCTTAA
- a CDS encoding acyl-CoA thioesterase codes for MPQIQSSHSSHFDFTIDTADRTKLLMSYLVVPTTANFNNVMHGGELLNLLDKVAYVCSTRYCAKGTVTLSVDGVTFKYPIPVGNLLTFLASINYVGNTSCEVGIKVLSEDIKTREITHTNSCYFTMVAVENGKPTPMPKYEPKTEVEIRRYEGALKRKEMRTRGYLKSGKHENI; via the coding sequence ATGCCTCAAATACAATCATCGCATTCTAGCCATTTTGATTTTACTATAGACACAGCGGATCGCACTAAATTATTGATGAGCTATTTAGTCGTGCCTACAACCGCTAATTTCAACAATGTCATGCATGGGGGGGAATTATTGAATTTATTGGATAAAGTGGCTTATGTGTGCTCAACTCGTTATTGCGCTAAAGGAACGGTCACTTTAAGCGTGGATGGGGTTACTTTCAAATACCCCATTCCTGTAGGGAATTTGCTCACTTTTTTAGCCAGTATCAATTATGTGGGCAACACTTCGTGCGAAGTGGGGATTAAGGTTTTAAGCGAAGATATTAAAACTCGTGAAATCACGCACACCAATTCATGCTATTTCACTATGGTGGCTGTGGAAAATGGCAAACCCACCCCCATGCCTAAATACGAGCCTAAAACAGAGGTTGAAATCCGCCGTTATGAAGGGGCTTTGAAACGCAAGGAAATGCGCACACGAGGGTATTTAAAAAGCGGGAAACACGAGAATATTTAA
- the cysS gene encoding cysteine--tRNA ligase — protein sequence MFIYDTKLKQKVPFEPLIEKKANIYVCGPTVYDDAHLGHARSAIAFDLLRRTLELSGYEVVLVRNFTDIDDKIINKALKENKSIQELSSIYIESYTRDLNALNVKKPSLEPKASEYLDAMVGMIETLLEKNIAYQVSNGDIYLDTSKDKDYGSLSVHNSSIEFGRIGLVQEKRLEQDFVLWKSYKGDNDVGFDSPLGKGRPGWHIECSSMVFETLALANAPYQIDIHAGGADLLFPHHENEACQTRCAFGVELAKYWMHNGFVNINNEKMSKSLGNSFFIKDALKNYDGEILRNYLLGVHYRSVLNFNEEDLLVSKKRLDKIYRLKQRVLGTLGGINPDFKKEILECMQDDLNISKALSVLESMLSSTNEKLDQNPKNKALKGEILANLKFIEELLGIGFKDPSAYFQLGVSESEKQEIENKIEERKRAKEQKDFLKADSIREELLKQKIALMDTPQGTIWEKFF from the coding sequence ATGTTCATTTATGATACCAAATTAAAACAAAAAGTCCCTTTTGAGCCTCTAATTGAAAAAAAGGCGAATATTTATGTGTGCGGGCCTACGGTGTATGATGACGCTCATTTAGGGCATGCCAGGAGCGCGATTGCTTTTGATTTGTTAAGGCGAACGCTTGAATTGAGCGGCTATGAAGTGGTGTTAGTAAGGAATTTCACGGATATTGACGATAAAATCATCAACAAAGCCTTAAAAGAAAACAAAAGCATTCAAGAATTAAGCAGCATTTATATTGAATCTTACACGAGGGATTTAAACGCTTTGAACGTGAAAAAACCCAGCCTAGAGCCTAAAGCGAGCGAGTATTTAGACGCTATGGTGGGCATGATTGAAACGCTTTTAGAAAAAAATATCGCTTATCAGGTCTCTAATGGGGATATTTATTTAGACACGAGCAAGGATAAAGATTACGGCTCTTTGAGCGTGCATAATAGTAGTATTGAATTTGGCCGTATTGGTTTGGTGCAAGAAAAACGGCTTGAACAGGATTTTGTGTTATGGAAAAGCTATAAGGGGGATAATGATGTGGGCTTTGATAGCCCTTTAGGCAAAGGGCGCCCTGGCTGGCATATAGAATGCTCTAGCATGGTTTTTGAAACTTTAGCGCTCGCTAACGCCCCTTATCAAATTGATATTCATGCAGGTGGAGCGGATTTGTTATTCCCCCACCATGAAAATGAAGCGTGCCAAACCCGTTGCGCCTTTGGCGTGGAGCTTGCCAAATATTGGATGCATAACGGCTTTGTGAATATCAATAACGAAAAAATGTCTAAAAGTTTAGGGAATAGCTTTTTTATTAAAGACGCCCTGAAAAACTATGATGGCGAAATTTTGCGCAATTACTTACTGGGGGTGCATTATCGCTCTGTTTTGAATTTCAATGAAGAAGACTTGTTAGTGAGTAAAAAACGCTTGGATAAAATCTATCGTTTAAAACAGCGCGTTTTAGGGACTCTTGGAGGAATCAATCCAGACTTTAAAAAAGAAATTTTAGAATGCATGCAAGATGATTTAAACATTTCTAAAGCGTTGAGCGTTTTAGAAAGCATGCTTTCTTCCACTAATGAAAAACTGGATCAAAACCCTAAAAACAAGGCTCTAAAGGGCGAAATTTTAGCGAATTTGAAGTTCATAGAAGAACTGCTTGGCATCGGGTTTAAAGACCCTAGTGCTTATTTCCAATTAGGCGTGAGTGAAAGCGAAAAACAAGAAATTGAAAACAAGATAGAAGAAAGAAAACGCGCCAAAGAGCAAAAAGATTTTTTAAAAGCCGATAGCATCAGAGAAGAGCTTTTGAAACAAAAAATCGCTTTGATGGACACCCCACAAGGCACGATCTGGGAGAAGTTTTTTTAA
- the hypB gene encoding hydrogenase nickel incorporation protein HypB — translation MSEQRKESLQNNPNLSKKDVKIVEKILSKNDIKAAEMKERYLKEGLYVLNFMSSPGSGKTTMLENLADFKDFKFCVVEGDLQTNRDADRLRKKGVSAHQITTGEACHLEASMIEGAFDLLKDEGALEKSDFLIIENVGNLVCPSSYNLGAAMNIVLLSVPEGDDKVLKYPTMFMCADAVVISKADMIEVFNFRVSQVREDMQKLKPEAPIFLMSSKDPKSLEDFKNFLLEKKRENYQSTHSF, via the coding sequence ATGAGCGAACAACGAAAAGAATCTTTACAAAATAACCCTAATTTGAGTAAAAAAGATGTCAAAATCGTGGAAAAGATTTTGAGCAAGAACGACATCAAAGCCGCTGAAATGAAAGAACGCTACCTAAAAGAAGGCTTGTATGTGTTAAATTTCATGAGTTCTCCTGGCAGCGGGAAAACCACAATGCTAGAAAATCTAGCGGATTTTAAAGACTTTAAGTTTTGCGTGGTGGAGGGCGATTTGCAAACCAATAGAGATGCGGACAGATTGCGTAAAAAAGGCGTGAGCGCGCACCAGATCACCACCGGCGAAGCGTGCCATCTGGAAGCGAGCATGATTGAAGGGGCGTTTGATTTGCTCAAAGATGAGGGAGCGTTAGAAAAAAGCGATTTTTTAATCATTGAAAACGTGGGGAATCTGGTTTGTCCCTCAAGCTATAATCTAGGGGCGGCGATGAATATCGTTTTACTCTCCGTTCCAGAGGGCGATGATAAGGTGCTAAAATACCCTACGATGTTCATGTGCGCGGATGCGGTGGTTATCAGTAAAGCGGACATGATTGAAGTGTTTAATTTTAGGGTTTCTCAAGTCAGAGAAGACATGCAAAAATTAAAGCCTGAAGCGCCCATTTTTTTAATGAGCTCCAAAGACCCTAAAAGTTTGGAAGATTTTAAAAACTTCCTTTTAGAAAAAAAGCGTGAAAATTACCAATCCACGCATTCGTTTTAA
- a CDS encoding HypC/HybG/HupF family hydrogenase formation chaperone: MCLAIPSKVIAINDNVALLETLGVQREASLDLMGESVKVGDYVLLHIGYVMSKIDEKEALESIELYQEMIAKMNETHE; the protein is encoded by the coding sequence ATGTGTTTAGCGATCCCCTCTAAAGTCATAGCCATTAACGATAATGTGGCGCTCTTAGAGACTTTGGGCGTTCAAAGAGAGGCGAGCTTGGATTTAATGGGTGAGTCCGTTAAAGTGGGCGATTACGTGTTGCTCCACATCGGCTATGTGATGAGTAAGATTGATGAAAAAGAAGCCCTAGAATCCATTGAGCTGTATCAAGAAATGATCGCCAAAATGAACGAAACGCATGAATAA
- a CDS encoding ABC transporter ATP-binding protein, which yields MVLEVKNLSFKYSQKLILDKLSFSVPKNSITSILAPNGSGKTTLLKCLLGLLKPLEETEIKACNKDILPLKPYEKAKLIAYIPQVESYAFNFSVLDFVLMGKATHLNLFAMPKAKHIKEAVSVLERLDLESLKDQGINDLSGGQRQMVLLARSLLQRTPLLLLDEPTSALDLKNQALFFDAIKDEMKKRELSVLVNIHDPNLVARHSTHVVMLKDKKLFLQASTPIAMTSHNLSVLYDTPLEAIWHDNKLVVYAL from the coding sequence ATGGTCTTAGAAGTTAAAAACCTGTCCTTTAAATATTCTCAAAAACTCATTTTGGATAAATTGAGTTTTAGCGTGCCAAAAAACAGCATTACCAGCATTTTAGCGCCTAATGGATCGGGTAAAACCACGCTTTTAAAATGCCTTTTAGGGCTTTTAAAGCCTTTAGAAGAAACCGAAATTAAAGCGTGTAACAAAGATATTTTACCCTTAAAGCCTTATGAAAAAGCTAAACTAATCGCTTATATCCCCCAAGTGGAATCTTATGCGTTTAATTTCAGCGTGCTGGATTTTGTCTTAATGGGGAAAGCGACGCATTTGAATCTGTTCGCTATGCCTAAAGCCAAGCACATTAAAGAAGCTGTTAGCGTTTTAGAGCGCTTGGATTTAGAGTCCCTAAAAGATCAAGGTATTAATGATTTGTCCGGCGGTCAAAGGCAAATGGTGCTTTTAGCCAGAAGTTTGTTGCAAAGAACGCCCTTATTGTTACTAGATGAGCCTACGAGCGCTTTAGATTTAAAAAACCAAGCCCTTTTTTTTGATGCGATTAAAGATGAGATGAAAAAACGAGAATTGAGCGTTTTAGTCAATATCCATGACCCCAATTTGGTTGCTAGGCACTCCACGCATGTGGTCATGCTCAAAGATAAAAAACTTTTTTTGCAAGCTTCCACGCCAATCGCTATGACTTCGCACAATTTAAGCGTGCTCTATGACACGCCCCTAGAAGCGATCTGGCATGATAACAAGCTTGTCGTGTATGCGTTGTAG
- the babA gene encoding Hop family adhesin BabA, whose product MKKHILSLALGSLLVSTLSAEDDGFYMSAGYQIGEAAQMVKNTKGIQQLSDNYENLSKLLTRYSTLNTLIKLSSDPSAINAARENLGASAKNLIGEKASPAYQAVLLAINAAVGFWNVLGYVTQCGGNANGQESSSSTTIFNNEPGYRSTSITCSLNGHTPGYYGPMSIENFKKLNEAYQILQTALKRGLPTLNQKNGKVDVTYTYTCSGNGNDNCSQQATGVSNQNGGTKTETQTIDGKQVNITISSKVVDSGASGNTSGVSYTEITNQLNGVPDNAQALLAQASTLINTINTACPYFHANNSSEANAPKFTTTTGKICGAFSEEISAIQKMITDAQELVNQTSVINSNEQTNQQVGGSNGKPFNPYTDASFAQGMLANAQAQAKMLNLSEQVGQTLNPDRLTGNFQHFVKDFLATCNNPSTAGTSGTQGSPPGTVTTQTFASGCAYVEQTITNLNNSIAHFGTQEQQIQQAENIADTLVNFKSRYSELGNTYNSITTALSKVPNAQSLQSVVSQKNNPYSPQGIETNYYLNQNSYNQIQTINQELGRNPFRKMGIVSSQTNNGAMNGIGIQVGYKQFFGQKRKWGARYYGFFDYNHAFIKSSFFNSASDVWTYGFGADALYNFINDKATNFLGKNNKLSVGLFGGIALAGTSWLNSEYVNLATVNNVYNAKMNVANFQFLFNMGVRMNLARPKKKDSDHVAQHGIELGVKIPTINTNYYSFMGAELKYRRLYSVYLNYVFAY is encoded by the coding sequence ATGAAAAAACACATCCTTTCATTAGCTTTAGGCTCGCTTTTAGTTTCCACTTTGAGCGCTGAAGACGACGGCTTTTACATGAGCGCAGGCTATCAAATCGGTGAAGCCGCTCAAATGGTGAAAAACACCAAAGGCATCCAACAGCTTTCAGACAATTATGAAAACTTGAGCAAGCTTTTAACCCGATACAGCACCCTAAACACCCTCATCAAATTATCCTCTGACCCGAGTGCGATTAATGCGGCACGTGAAAATCTGGGCGCGAGCGCGAAGAATTTGATCGGCGAAAAAGCCTCCCCCGCCTATCAAGCCGTGCTTTTAGCGATCAACGCGGCGGTGGGGTTTTGGAATGTCTTAGGCTATGTTACGCAATGCGGAGGTAATGCCAATGGTCAAGAAAGCAGCTCTTCAACAACCATCTTCAACAACGAGCCAGGGTATCGATCCACTTCCATCACTTGTTCTCTGAATGGTCATACTCCTGGATACTATGGCCCTATGAGTATTGAGAATTTTAAAAAGCTTAACGAAGCCTATCAAATCCTCCAAACGGCTTTGAAACGAGGCTTGCCAACGCTCAATCAAAAAAACGGGAAGGTCGATGTAACCTATACCTACACATGTTCAGGGAATGGGAATGATAACTGCTCGCAACAAGCCACAGGTGTAAGCAATCAAAACGGCGGAACCAAGACTGAAACCCAAACCATAGACGGCAAGCAAGTGAATATCACGATCAGTTCGAAAGTCGTTGATAGCGGAGCAAGTGGTAACACATCAGGTGTCTCCTACACCGAAATCACCAACCAATTAAACGGAGTGCCTGATAACGCTCAAGCCTTGTTAGCGCAAGCGAGCACGCTCATCAACACCATCAACACCGCATGCCCGTATTTCCATGCTAATAATAGCAGTGAGGCTAATGCCCCAAAATTCACTACTACTACTGGGAAAATATGCGGTGCTTTTTCAGAAGAAATCAGCGCGATCCAAAAGATGATCACGGACGCGCAAGAGCTTGTCAATCAAACGAGTGTGATTAACAGCAATGAACAAACAAATCAACAAGTGGGAGGCAGTAATGGCAAGCCTTTCAACCCCTACACAGACGCTAGCTTCGCGCAAGGCATGCTCGCTAACGCGCAAGCGCAAGCCAAAATGCTCAATTTGAGCGAACAAGTGGGGCAAACCCTTAACCCTGACAGGCTTACCGGGAATTTTCAACATTTTGTTAAAGACTTTTTAGCCACATGCAATAACCCCTCAACAGCTGGCACTAGTGGCACACAAGGTTCACCTCCTGGCACAGTGACCACTCAAACTTTCGCTTCCGGTTGCGCCTATGTGGAACAAACCATAACGAATTTAAACAACTCCATCGCTCATTTTGGCACTCAAGAACAGCAGATACAGCAAGCCGAAAACATCGCTGACACTCTAGTGAATTTCAAATCCCGATACAGCGAATTGGGCAACACTTATAACAGCATCACCACCGCGCTCTCCAAAGTCCCTAACGCGCAAAGCTTGCAAAGCGTGGTGAGCCAAAAGAACAACCCCTATAGCCCGCAAGGCATAGAAACCAATTATTACTTGAATCAAAATTCTTATAACCAAATCCAAACCATCAACCAAGAACTAGGGCGTAACCCTTTCAGGAAAATGGGCATCGTCAGCTCTCAAACCAACAACGGTGCCATGAATGGGATCGGTATTCAAGTGGGTTACAAGCAATTCTTTGGGCAAAAAAGAAAATGGGGCGCTAGGTATTACGGCTTTTTTGATTACAACCATGCATTTATTAAATCCAGCTTCTTCAACTCGGCTTCTGATGTATGGACTTATGGCTTTGGAGCGGACGCTCTTTATAACTTCATCAACGATAAAGCCACTAATTTCTTAGGCAAGAACAACAAGCTTTCCGTGGGGCTTTTTGGCGGGATTGCGTTAGCGGGCACTTCATGGCTTAATTCTGAATATGTGAATTTAGCCACCGTGAATAATGTCTATAACGCTAAAATGAATGTGGCGAATTTCCAATTCTTATTCAACATGGGAGTGAGAATGAATCTAGCCAGACCTAAGAAAAAAGACAGCGATCATGTGGCTCAGCATGGGATTGAGCTAGGCGTGAAAATCCCCACCATCAACACCAATTATTATTCCTTTATGGGGGCTGAACTCAAATACAGAAGGCTTTATAGCGTGTATTTGAATTATGTGTTCGCTTACTAA
- a CDS encoding type II toxin-antitoxin system antitoxin yields MPNSPTKKDYTQYSEKQLFNFLNSIKTKQKRALEKLKEIQAQKQRIKKALQFKALHLTENGYTIEEEREILARAKDTKNHLCFKSIEDFKKHCENLRFKNADD; encoded by the coding sequence ATGCCTAACTCTCCCACCAAAAAAGACTACACACAATACAGCGAAAAACAGCTTTTTAACTTTTTAAATTCTATTAAGACCAAACAAAAAAGAGCGTTAGAAAAATTGAAAGAAATCCAAGCTCAAAAACAAAGAATTAAAAAAGCACTCCAATTTAAAGCGCTCCATTTAACCGAAAATGGATACACCATAGAAGAAGAGCGAGAAATCTTAGCAAGGGCTAAAGATACCAAGAACCACCTTTGTTTTAAAAGCATAGAGGATTTTAAAAAGCATTGTGAAAACTTAAGATTTAAAAATGCTGATGATTGA
- a CDS encoding FecCD family ABC transporter permease: MLKTYHIALACVILAVVVLLFGGESLSLEEWQEVCLNVKNHFLHNEELSSLSIIILEIRLPRVILALLVGASLSGSGVVMQTIFRNPLVDPFLLGISSGAMLGVAMAIAVVESNIAILAFFGAILASLAVLAMNRVLGNSVLSLVLSGVVLSAFLSALAGAIKFFVIPQKAQAIVVWLLGSLSLSSYKDCLIAFIGLSLGFIPLFLLRWRINLLSLSDAQSLSLGINPVLLRSLCLVCVSVASALAVSVSGTIGWIGLVIPHVARLFFGANLQKLLLSSLLMGAFFLLLADVVAKTITPYDLPVGIATSVLGAPFFLWLLFRTRGV, encoded by the coding sequence ATGCTTAAAACCTATCATATTGCATTAGCTTGCGTGATTTTAGCGGTGGTGGTGCTGTTGTTTGGAGGGGAGTCTTTGAGTTTGGAAGAATGGCAAGAAGTGTGCCTTAATGTGAAAAACCACTTTTTGCACAATGAAGAACTAAGCTCCTTAAGTATTATTATTTTAGAAATACGACTACCACGAGTGATCTTAGCGCTCCTGGTGGGAGCGAGTTTGTCCGGGAGTGGGGTGGTAATGCAAACGATTTTTAGAAACCCCTTAGTGGATCCCTTTTTACTAGGGATTTCTAGCGGGGCGATGCTAGGCGTGGCGATGGCGATAGCGGTAGTGGAGTCTAACATTGCGATTTTGGCGTTTTTTGGGGCGATTTTAGCCAGCCTTGCTGTCTTAGCGATGAATAGGGTTTTAGGCAATTCCGTCCTTTCGTTGGTGCTTTCAGGGGTGGTGTTGAGCGCGTTTTTAAGCGCGTTAGCCGGAGCGATAAAATTCTTTGTGATCCCCCAAAAAGCGCAAGCGATTGTCGTGTGGCTTTTAGGGAGCTTGTCTTTGAGCAGTTATAAGGATTGCTTGATCGCTTTCATAGGGCTATCTTTAGGCTTTATCCCGCTTTTTTTGTTAAGGTGGCGCATTAATTTATTGAGCTTGAGCGATGCGCAAAGTTTGAGCTTGGGGATTAACCCGGTGCTGTTGCGATCGCTTTGTTTGGTGTGCGTGAGCGTGGCGAGTGCTTTAGCGGTGAGCGTGTCCGGCACGATTGGCTGGATTGGGTTAGTCATTCCGCATGTGGCTAGGTTGTTTTTTGGGGCGAATTTGCAAAAACTGCTTTTAAGCTCTTTGTTAATGGGAGCGTTTTTCTTGCTTTTAGCGGATGTGGTGGCTAAAACCATTACCCCCTATGATTTACCGGTGGGCATTGCGACAAGCGTTTTAGGAGCGCCTTTTTTCTTGTGGCTTTTATTCAGGACTAGGGGGGTGTGA